The following DNA comes from Candidatus Nitrosotalea okcheonensis.
AACAGACATTATGATAAAATCTATCCAAATGCACGATGATACTGTGGAAGATGCAGTTTCTCCTGCAAGAGTTGGCTTGGCAGTAAAAGGCGTAGTGACAGATGATGTTCAGAGAGGTGATGTACTTTGTATGCCGAACACAATGATGATTTCCCAAGAAATTGAGGTTGATTACGTGCAAAATAAATTCTTTAAAGATAAAGTTTCTGAAAACCAAATGTTTCTTGTAAGTATTGGGTTGCAAATACGACCTGTCAAAATTGTCTCTCTGAATCCTATGAAACTGTTGCTTGGTAAATCTGCGGTATATGAAAAAGGAGACACGTGTGTTATTTTAAAACCTGAATCTACCTCTATTCGCATTGTGGGTAGCGGGAAAATTACAAAATAGTTTTAAATTTTTTCTCATGATGTTTTTTAAATTCACTCAAATAGATCCATTTCATAACACATTGTAAGATTTGACTCATCTTGATACTGTTGCATTTACATCATGGTCTGTTCTTACTGCTGTGTGCATGATATCTATAGGTCTAATCTATAGAAGATTTACTAGAACTGGGAAAAATGAAACACGTCCATCTTGAAAGACTAGCTGCTAAATCAACACCCGCAGACTTGAAAGTGTCTTGGTAACTAACATCTATTTTTTATTGGAATAATGTCACCTGTTCAGCTAGATACATGTGATATTATTTTCTCTCTTCCTTTGTTATCTTCCATTCTCCCTGTGAAAACCTAGAAGATTCAAATTCGATCTGGCCTATAACTCTGTCACCTTTTTTTACTACTCCATACTCATTTTTTGCAATTTTTGCCAAAAATTTTCTTGTCTTGTAGCCTCCTTCTATGACTTTGATCTTAAAACGTTTACTTGCTCTCATTGTTATCTCTCTTGCAGCCTTTGGGTCTCCAATCAACGAAAACATTTCAAACGAACCAAAGTTTTTTGTTTGAATTTGACAATTGTATAACCTTGCCTCAAATTTCCAACCCATCTTCTTTGCTTCATCATTCATCCATTCTATTGCCTGTGTTCCATATCCTATCTCTACGCCAAAAGTTTCAGAATCCATTTGATCTAATCTTGATCTAGTTGAATATAACTTGAAATAACGATCTAAATAATATTATTAGCAAGAGTCCGTTACATGTTTATGTGAAGCGTACTGCTACCGACATACGAAAAGCAATAGAATCAAACTGGAAAGAATATCTCTCGCGTTATGGCAACCTGTTTTCATCTAGTAATATTGCTGGTTCTACTCCGCCGTCTGTATTTGTTGGAGCATATGGTTATCCAAAAGTCTTGGTAGGTCCTATGCTACCTCCTGTTCATGGTGACACAATGATCCTAGACTCTCCGGAAAAATGGACAGGAAAAAGTCTCGAGGATATAGTGAATTACAGGCTAAGCTTGGTTCGTGGCATAAAACCTGTAAAAATAGATGATGTGGAGCAAAAATATATTGAAAACCTCCAAGAGATGTCCATGTCTGAACGATCAACTGACGCAGAATTGGAACTGGTAAAAAATGCGTCTCCTGTTGTCACAGTTGACCGGGATAGTCCAATTTTTGGACCAATTGGTGAGATAAAGTCTGCAAAATTTGCAAACTCGTCATCTGACAAAAACATACAGAGAACATTTTATGACAAGGATCTCTTGGCACAGGATGCAATGGTGGAACTTTACAACAGAGGCATTGAAATTTCACGAATCCAAAAATGTTTTAGCATTGGAATGTTTGGGAAAAACAGAAAGCTCGTACCAACCAGGTGGAGTATCACTGCAACAGATGATGTCATCTCAAAATCGCTCATAGAAAAAATAACTGAATATTCGATATTGGATGTTTCCTTGGTATTTTCATACAATCACTTGGGTAATTTTTTTGCAGTTGTCATGTTTCCAAGTAGGTGGATGTTTGAAATGCAAGAGGCGTGGTATGATGAACATGGAAATGTAGGATTTGGCTCTGATTTTGAAGATATTGTAGGCATGACACATTATCCAGAAACTGCTGGGGCTCACTTTGCTTCAAGACTTGCAGTGTCAGAATATCTTACAGAAAACAAAATTCAAGCAGCTGTCATGGTACTTCGTGAAATACGACCAGAATATGCAGTACCAGTGGGAGTGTGGCAAGTACGAGAAGGAATTCGTATGGCACTGAAACAAAAACCATTCGTTGTTTCCACTTTTCAAGAAGGACTAGATCTTGCTTGCAAGGGATTGAGCATTGGAAAAAAAGAATGGCTTGTACGCAGTAAACTGTATTTGGCCCAAAAACAAAAATCAATATCTGATTTTTTCTAGTTGCTAGAGTTTTTATTTAACACACTTTGGACTTAATTTATTGCAAAACAAAAGTATTATCTTTGCGATAGCAATACTTGCCTCTCCTGTGCTCTTTGCACTAGTAGTATTTCCAAACACATTCAGCCTTGGATGGAACCAAGGTAGGGGTGGCTTTCTTTTTGCAACGGCATTTATCGCAGCAGAGCTAATTGGTCTGAAATTGGAAATTCCAAAAAAACGTTTATTGGCAGCAATTCCGCTTGCCATCATAGTAATAGTATATCTTACAGGTCTGGAATTTGGTTTGAAATCCTACTTGATATCTATCGCTCCAAGTTTCCATGTATTGCTAAAAGACTCTTGGACTTGGATGTGGGACTTTATTGTACTGGCTG
Coding sequences within:
- a CDS encoding Nre family DNA repair protein → MKRTATDIRKAIESNWKEYLSRYGNLFSSSNIAGSTPPSVFVGAYGYPKVLVGPMLPPVHGDTMILDSPEKWTGKSLEDIVNYRLSLVRGIKPVKIDDVEQKYIENLQEMSMSERSTDAELELVKNASPVVTVDRDSPIFGPIGEIKSAKFANSSSDKNIQRTFYDKDLLAQDAMVELYNRGIEISRIQKCFSIGMFGKNRKLVPTRWSITATDDVISKSLIEKITEYSILDVSLVFSYNHLGNFFAVVMFPSRWMFEMQEAWYDEHGNVGFGSDFEDIVGMTHYPETAGAHFASRLAVSEYLTENKIQAAVMVLREIRPEYAVPVGVWQVREGIRMALKQKPFVVSTFQEGLDLACKGLSIGKKEWLVRSKLYLAQKQKSISDFF